The following nucleotide sequence is from Chloroflexota bacterium.
ATGGTCGCTAACCACAAATCACGGCCTTCATAACTTTTACCAATCGATTGCAAACTAATCAAATCGGGATATTCGGCGGCAAAGCCTTCTAGCGCTTCCACCAACTCAGCAAACCGATAATAGCGTGTGTAATCAATCTCTGGCATAGCCACTCCATTGCTAACTCTATGCATGATATTGCATATTATGCATTATAGTACCAAGCTGATGCAAGCCCTAATTAAACCAAAAAACCCTTGGACGAGTAATTCATCCAAGGGTTTTACGGGAAATTTCAGCAATTTAGACAGTTGCCGGAGTTTCGCTTCGCTTACGCAAATTCGAACCAAGCCCACCACCGAGGAACAAGCCCCAGAGCAAGCCCAAGCTCATGGCATGGACAAACACAACCCCACGTACTTCGTCGTCCCAGCGTGGCAAGAACACAATCACGAAGAATTGGACAACCGGAATAACCATTAAGGCTACGCCCAAGCGCACAAAGCCTTGAGCTACTGGTTGACCGCGTAAATGATTGCTAAATCCGGTCACAATCCAAGCGATAAAGAAGAAGATTGTAGCAGTCACGATTGGCAACAGCACCAAAATATCGCCGATCGCAATACTGACTACTTTGGTTGAGGCCGGAATCGTATCGGCAAGTGCTTGGGTGCCAAAGGTCAAGCCAAAGAACACTGCAACCATGACACCGAGCGTAATCACAAAGGCAATCAAACCACCGCGAGCAGCTTTGCCCCACAAAACCGCAGTATTGGCCAATACGGCATAGCCGATTGAACAAGCCCACAGCAAGTAGTACATAATATCTTTTTTAATTTGCAAGCCGGTGGCGAGATCGCCAGCCATATACGGGCCACTGCTGGTCGTCCAGATTGCCCCAAAGATCGTATAGATCAAGGCAAATGGCACAAAAATGACCAGATCAAGCATGCTCACGCCTATGTTATTCAACCATTTTTTCACTGAATGGCCTCCTTAGAAGGCTTTTAGGCTGGCGACAGCATGCCATCGCCAGCTCATGCTTTAACGAGTCAATGTCTTCAAGTAGGCGATAACTTCGAGAATCTTATCTTCGCTGAGGATCTGGCCTTGAGCAGGCATGACCCCATACGAAGCGCCATCTTGAGGATCTGGGCCAACGCCTGGGCCACCACCACCATTCTTGATCCAATCTAGGACGTTTGCTTCATCAACTGGATTGCCGTTGGGTAGGGTTGTACCAAAGGCTTTAGTGCCACTTTCGCCGAACAAGCCAGCTAAGCCAGGGCCAGCACCGCTTGCATCGGTTTTGCTGTGGCAGCTAATACAATAGGTATTAAAGGTTTGCTTGCCAGCTTCTGCCAATGGATCATCCAACGGTGGTTCATTGGGAGTAGCGGTTGGTGGCAAACCAGCTTCAGTTGTGGCAGACCATGATTTGGCTGAGTCAAGCGCGGATGGAGCGACTGCACCACCTTGCATTGACATCACATATGAGGCAATTGCCTTGATTTGGTCATCGCGCATGCCTTGCAATTTCCAAGCAGGCATAGCCGTGCCAGTTTTGCCATAGGCAATAATGGCTTCAACATAGTTGCGCAACGAGCCATATTTTTTCTGAATACCGTTTTCGCGGGTGAAGGCTTCGGTGCCTGGGCCTAAGCGCCCTTGCAAATCCGAAAGCTTTGGCGCGGCCTTATTGCCTGGGCCTTGGCCTTCGCCAGCCAAGCCGTGGCAGGTGGCACAATATTGTTCGTAGTTGCGCTGCCCGAACTCCAATTGCAAAGCGTCTTGGCGTAAATTGGTAGCATCCAAACGAGCATTGGTTTGGCCAAACCAGATAAAGCCAAGCAAGGCAACTGTTGCGAGGGTAAACAGCAGCGAAACTGCAATGTTTTTCGTCATAGGACGTGTTTCCTTATTCGACACGGCCCAAGCAGCAA
It contains:
- a CDS encoding c-type cytochrome — its product is MTKNIAVSLLFTLATVALLGFIWFGQTNARLDATNLRQDALQLEFGQRNYEQYCATCHGLAGEGQGPGNKAAPKLSDLQGRLGPGTEAFTRENGIQKKYGSLRNYVEAIIAYGKTGTAMPAWKLQGMRDDQIKAIASYVMSMQGGAVAPSALDSAKSWSATTEAGLPPTATPNEPPLDDPLAEAGKQTFNTYCISCHSKTDASGAGPGLAGLFGESGTKAFGTTLPNGNPVDEANVLDWIKNGGGGPGVGPDPQDGASYGVMPAQGQILSEDKILEVIAYLKTLTR